The following coding sequences lie in one Microvirga sp. 17 mud 1-3 genomic window:
- a CDS encoding IclR family transcriptional regulator: MRKDGQDYIVQPVMKALEVLDYVTKQGRDVTLTETVKGLKLPKTTVFRYLQTLSAASFLEYDLHRDRYRAGPRFRHLADVDRSLQRLRNAVQPEMHDLSERFGETINLAILAQKAIVYIDIVDRGRAPRTEARVGQRHPIHSTSLGKAIAAHLPDDEFEALCMPLLPARTIHTVTDGRFLRRQVDHIRQQGYALDMGENEDGHMCIGVPILDDCGRPVAAISLSAPEPRLAPTRRLEAAAALRASANRIVEKIYGNRRFDTVGLA, translated from the coding sequence ATGCGTAAGGACGGCCAAGACTACATCGTTCAGCCGGTGATGAAGGCGCTGGAGGTGCTCGACTACGTGACGAAGCAGGGGCGGGACGTGACCCTGACGGAGACAGTCAAAGGACTCAAGCTGCCTAAGACCACCGTCTTCCGATATCTCCAGACGCTTTCCGCCGCCTCCTTCCTGGAATACGATCTGCATCGTGACCGCTATCGCGCGGGGCCGCGCTTTCGTCACCTTGCTGATGTCGACCGCAGCCTGCAACGGCTCCGTAATGCCGTGCAGCCGGAAATGCACGATCTCTCCGAACGGTTCGGTGAAACGATCAATCTCGCCATTCTGGCGCAGAAGGCCATTGTCTACATCGATATCGTCGACCGGGGCCGCGCGCCGCGGACGGAGGCACGGGTGGGGCAGCGCCATCCGATCCACTCCACCTCGCTGGGAAAGGCCATTGCGGCGCATCTCCCTGACGACGAATTTGAAGCACTTTGTATGCCGCTTCTCCCGGCACGGACGATCCACACCGTGACGGACGGCCGCTTCCTGCGCAGGCAGGTCGATCACATTCGTCAGCAGGGATATGCGCTGGACATGGGCGAGAATGAAGACGGCCACATGTGCATCGGCGTGCCCATCCTCGATGATTGCGGGCGGCCGGTCGCTGCCATCAGCCTGTCTGCCCCGGAGCCGCGCCTGGCGCCAACGCGCCGCCTTGAAGCCGCCGCTGCCTTGAGGGCGTCCGCCAATCGGATCGTTGAGAAGATCTACGGAAACAGGCGCTTCGACACGGTTGGGCTTGCCTGA
- a CDS encoding alanine racemase: MALIPRLDIAALDAQTVDPLTKGLPFDAPALRLGDIGAQGWNVLRGDVPMPAAVIRQARVEANSAWMAAFTEANGLVIAPHGKTTMAPYLFDLQIADGAWAITVATVQQMQVCRHFGVRRVLMANQPIGRQAVDACFAALADREFELYCLVDGEEGLRQLAEGAGRAQPPADNPLRVLVEVGFPGGRTGARTPETALALARKIAATEGLALAGFECFEGLLPTPEAADELLDVVADLARQAITEGLLPSSGSVIISAGGSAFFDRVGERFNAHDFPAPVLRVLRSGCYLTHDCMGYAAAFERICQQTRLTLPPGGLVPALEVWAQVQSVPEARRALLSMGKRDVGFDAGLPIPQYWYRPGSAMEGPRPMPPGYKTAALNDQHCHLELPEGSDLQVGDLVGFGIGHPCTTFDRWSLLLAVDEDYNVLKAVKTFF; encoded by the coding sequence ATGGCTTTGATTCCCCGTCTCGATATCGCGGCGCTCGATGCGCAAACGGTTGACCCACTCACCAAGGGTCTTCCCTTCGACGCGCCCGCATTGCGGCTTGGAGATATCGGCGCCCAGGGTTGGAATGTTCTGAGAGGCGACGTGCCGATGCCGGCGGCGGTGATCCGCCAGGCCCGTGTGGAGGCCAACAGCGCCTGGATGGCTGCATTCACAGAGGCGAACGGGCTGGTGATCGCTCCCCATGGCAAAACCACCATGGCGCCTTACCTGTTCGACCTGCAGATTGCCGACGGTGCCTGGGCGATCACGGTCGCCACGGTTCAGCAGATGCAGGTGTGCCGGCATTTCGGCGTACGCCGCGTCCTGATGGCTAATCAGCCAATCGGCCGGCAGGCCGTGGATGCCTGTTTCGCCGCCCTCGCGGACAGAGAATTCGAGCTCTATTGTCTCGTGGACGGGGAAGAGGGGCTGAGACAGCTTGCCGAAGGGGCGGGCCGTGCTCAGCCGCCCGCAGACAATCCGCTGCGCGTGCTCGTGGAGGTCGGGTTCCCGGGCGGACGCACCGGTGCCCGCACCCCGGAGACGGCGCTGGCGCTTGCCCGAAAGATCGCCGCGACGGAGGGGCTCGCACTCGCTGGATTCGAATGCTTCGAGGGCCTGTTGCCGACCCCAGAGGCAGCAGACGAGCTTCTGGACGTGGTCGCCGACCTTGCGCGGCAGGCCATCACAGAGGGCCTGCTGCCAAGCAGCGGATCGGTCATCATCAGCGCCGGCGGATCTGCCTTCTTCGATCGGGTCGGTGAGCGCTTCAACGCCCACGACTTCCCGGCGCCGGTCCTGCGGGTGCTGCGGTCCGGCTGCTATCTGACGCATGACTGCATGGGTTACGCGGCTGCCTTCGAGCGGATCTGTCAGCAGACCCGGCTTACCCTGCCACCGGGCGGTCTCGTTCCGGCCCTTGAGGTCTGGGCACAGGTTCAATCCGTGCCTGAGGCGAGGCGGGCTCTCCTGTCCATGGGCAAGCGCGATGTCGGCTTCGATGCGGGCCTGCCGATTCCTCAATACTGGTACCGTCCAGGCAGCGCGATGGAGGGGCCTCGGCCGATGCCGCCCGGGTACAAGACCGCCGCCCTCAATGATCAGCATTGTCATCTGGAATTGCCGGAGGGCAGCGATCTCCAGGTCGGTGACCTCGTAGGGTTCGGCATCGGCCACCCATGCACGACCTTCGACCGTTGGTCACTGCTGCTGGCCGTCGACGAGGACTACAATGTTCTCAAGGCGGTGAAGACGTTCTTCTGA